From the genome of Plasmodium malariae genome assembly, chromosome: 9, one region includes:
- the PmUG01_09044500 gene encoding conserved Plasmodium protein, unknown function, whose translation MKGVTMIQVHTTKEGKKSKCVILGVRVLSIISVATYIVLFSLIPGKLMLFGQEQSKAYNIFEEKANILKNNKIFGNYYRAYNIINITCGSFLICLNLINMLCTFGINMLCIKLINYKKYIQPVNLHLQLLFISVMFMQNLENKIFYCNIKEYAYWFKDYNDDNITNVFTTVGNNLCVMHNFAYIFLSFFFFLSLIEFFVLYIRTDGNFRKKFFLFYLKLFTGYIYLSLFYIYLKNRNFFKKILSEYNVLNLENLSETVKIIIYATQKQKNYYFQLLLVSTIISAVVFSILSYYDLYAILKTCKFALLVGILTNACTLVFIVSQVMFSSYLYEASKFFCSYEEYLKINESEQVKVSTTTIVPSNNVETTWFCNLNIFLYIYLANNFTGLLTFLMDLALSAYMVFSKKYVL comes from the coding sequence atgaaggGAGTAACAATGATACAAGTACACACAACTAAAGAAGGTAAGAAGTCCAAGTGTGTTATCTTAGGGGTTAGGGTGTTGTCGATAATCAGTGTAGCAACATATATTGTACTATTTAGCTTGATACCAGGAAAGCTTATGTTATTTGGACAAGAGCAAAGTAaagcatataatatatttgaggAGAAAGccaacattttaaaaaataataaaatatttggtAATTATTACAGagcatataatattataaatattacttgtggatcctttttaatttgtttaaactTGATTAATATGTTATGTACATTTggaataaatatgttatgtataaaattaattaattataagaaatatatacaaccggtaaatttacatttacaactattatttatatctgtAATGTTTATGCAAAAccttgaaaataaaatattttattgtaatataaaagaatatgcTTATTGGTTTAAAGATTATAATGACGATAATATTACGAATGTATTTACAACTGTaggaaataatttatgtgtgatgcataattttgcatatatattcctatcattttttttctttttatcattaatagaattttttgttttatatattcgcACAGACGGAAatttcagaaaaaaattttttttattctatttgaAGTTATTTacaggatatatatatttatctcttttttatatatatttaaaaaaccgaaatttttttaagaaaatattgtCAGAATATAATGTACTTAATTTAGAAAACCTTAGTGAAACAGTAAAGATTATTATATACGCCAcacaaaaacaaaagaattattatttccaattattattagtaaGTACAATTATATCTGCAGTTGTATTTTCTATACTGAGTTATTACGATTTGTATgctattttaaaaacatgCAAATTTGCCCTTTTAGTTGGTATCTTAACCAATGCATGCACCTTAGTTTTTATTGTAAGCCAAGTGATGTTCTCTAGTTATCTATATGAAgcaagtaaatttttttgttcatatgaagaatatttgaaaattaatGAGAGTGAGCAAGTCAAAGTTTCAACTACAACGATTGTACCTTCAAATAACGTAGAAACAACTTGGTTTTGTAATTTAAACattttcctttatatttatttagccAATAATTTTACTGGTCTTCTAACCTTTCTTATGGATTTGGCGCTTTCAGCGTACATGGTTTTTTCGAAGAAATATGTCCTCTAA
- the PmUG01_09044600 gene encoding conserved Plasmodium protein, unknown function → MKTLAILLLTQILLCIYKGIVKARNIKVKLHGNIYTILYETKKVEFSELDILKIMFHSNHIKHCGNSLICYILKLSSKQVTHMDFVVRHIDITFDKTLTYDNRYKIIGAVTNYGYTSYRVTLFGVSADNDKNEEDKEMQYLLRDNTRTEKNKRKEKNIEYLLQEYEENSSDIIDLNDEKLQEIAQKKKCINYFSVHYILVKINEKGEKVPIDDNFKNENKAMDVQHLKDVINIFC, encoded by the coding sequence atgaaaacattggctatattattattaacacaAATTTTgctgtgtatatataaagggATAGTAAAGGCAcgaaatataaaagtaaaactgcacggaaatatatataccattTTATATGAAACGAAGAAAGTAGAATTCTCAGAATTAgatattcttaaaattatgtttcaTTCAAATCATATTAAACATTGTGGTAATTCTCTTATTTGTTACATACTTAAGTTATCATCTAAACAGGTAACACACATGGACTTTGTAGTTCGTCATATTGATATAACATTTGATAAAACACTTACATATGATAACcgttataaaataattggaGCAGTCACTAATTATGGATATACATCTTATCGGGTAACTTTATTTGGTGTTAGTGCTGATAATgacaaaaatgaagaagacAAAGAAATGCAATACTTACTACGTGACAATACaagaacagaaaaaaataaaagaaaagaaaaaaatatagaatatttattacaagaatatgaagaaaatagCTCGGATATAATTGATTTGAATGATGAAAAACTTCAAGAAATTgctcaaaaaaagaaatgcataaattatttcagTGTTCATTACATATtagttaaaattaatgaaaaggGAGAAAAGGTTCCTATTgatgataattttaaaaatgagaaTAAAGCTATGGATGTTCAACACTTAAAAGATGTAATTAACATCTTTTGCTAG